Part of the Paenibacillus aurantius genome, ATCCCGTCCTCCTACCGCTACCAGCCGTAATTCAAGATTGTAGTTCTCTTTAATCCTTTCGGATTTCTCTTTTATAAGACGAATAAATTCTCGGCCTACGGTGCCAAAACCGGTTAATACAATTCTTATTTGGCGCATGTCCAATCCCCCGTTAGTATGAAACTTTGAAAAATCGATTCCCCTACCTTATCATGGATAAAAATAACATAAAAAAGCTTTGTAGAATATAGAAGTGACTACGATGGTTTAGGAGGGAAATGATGACTAAAAAACAGATCTTGATTGGGGGAATTGTTCTAACTGCGATTCTGATTCTGTACCAAATTTATTCATGGTATTCTTTTTTAAAGGACTGGTCAAATTTTTAAAACCAGCCGAACCCGTCCCAGTCGGATCCCCCGCGAAACTGGCGGCATAATAAGGGCGGGAGCAGTAGACCTGATGCTTGATGATTGTTGATTGTGATGGCCTAATAGGCTCCATAATTCCACCATTCGAACACAAGCAAAAAAAGAACGCGGCGTACAGCAATGTGTGGCGTCATTATTATTGAGAAAAATGGATTGAAAATCGTTGATTTATCAATCTGCTTTTTCATATTTAATGAGAAGAGAAAAAGTAAATTTGAATAAAAATTCGTCCTTTTCATAAATAATGCGAAAAACCGTATTTTAAGTTATGCATTATTTATGCAAAAAAGTGTATAAAGTTTTTCGCTTACCGCTCACTACCTAAACAAAAAAATACTTAACTAATGACTCATAAAGTCACAGTTAAGTACTTAAATAATGCAATTACTGAAATTTACTTATAATGCTAGATTAAATAGAATTTCTTCGACTTTCTTCTAATAAGATGTTGTTCATCTAGCATGTCAAAATCTATTTTTAAAATTTTGTGAGCTATTAAGCAAATTACAAGCTTTATTTATGTGCCACTCTGTAAGTCGGTCCTCTTCAAAAGCCAATATAGTTGCTTTAATTATTATCTCTTTAGTGTAACCTGGGAGTCCGCCCGACGTGAGATACAATTTTTCGGCTGCTTTTTGATCCGTAAGACATGACTTTTCGGAGAAAGGCAAGCAAGAATCAATTGCTTGAAGAAATATGTCATACTCATCTTCATCTAATGGAGACAATGTTACCCTAGATAGAATCCTACTAGCGAATGTTTCATTATGAACTGGTAATTTATTAGAAATTTCTAAACCAGAAAAAATAACTGAAACCTGTATAGCGTCAAGTAGAATTCTAAGCCATTCGACGGAATCTCTATGTATTCTTAGAGTAGTAGCATCGAAAAGATGCTCAATATAATCGAGCATAATCATTTCAATACCAAGTTGTGTAATTGACTCAACAACTTTGTTTGTCATTGATGATAAAAAGAGAGATTATTACGATAATTAACATCCATTTGTTCTAATAGACTTATGGCTAATTGCCTTGGTTTTGCTGAAGTGGCAATTTCAAAAAAAGTATTGGAAAAACTGAATCACTGATACATTTCTCCAAATACTTGTTTTTGTAAAAAGACAAAAGAGTTGATTTTCCAGTACCTGCCTGAGGTTCCAGTCAACAAAAGATTGCTAGGACATCCAATTATTGAGGATTCATGGCACTCAGAAATAGCGTCAAATACTTTCCTAAATTCGAAATAAATCACTTGATATAGCTATCAACGTTTTCCCCGCCTTTATATCGTACTTATTTAGTTCAATTACATCCAAGTGTTCCCACAAATTAATCTTTTAAACTTGGTTTGCTTTTAAAATGAATATGTAAATTGCCTAATCCTCTGTTTATTTAATTTTCTTGGGGTTATACTTACAGCCAAATTGTTTTGTTGCCGTGATGGGTAACCTTAATGAATTCATTATTTTTCATGAATAATTGTAACTTAACCCATAAAATTGCCGATTTTGCATACTTATGCTTCCGATTGACCATGGCAAAATTATGCTTCCAATATTTAAAAAACCTTGATATATAAGCATTTTTAACAAACCACCTCGCACTTTACACCGGGCAGTGAAGAAATAGGAAAGATCACCAACACTGAATAATGAACAGCTCGGCTCCGTTAATGCTAACACGATGACTTCCTAGGTTATAGCCATTAACGCGATGCTGACCGTTCGGTCCTGTGGAAAAACTGCCGACCAACTTTTCACCATTGTCGATGGCAAGATCGAATTTAATTCCTGCGGGTCAACCGCTTTTCGAACCTTACAAGTGAGTTCATCGTCCAAATAACGGATACCACTCCATCCTTTGCATTCACGCAAATCCAACCCGCATTTCCGATCACATATCCAAGTTGATACATTTAGCATTATTTCCGGCATCCAATGTCCTCCATGTTGTGGAATAAAAAAGGGAGACTCAAAATGTACATACGTATCCCGTATGTCCAAATGGTCTCAATGATCAATCGTAATTTCAGAAAATTTCCACAAGGGTAGTCAGCCACTCATAGCCGACTGTTGGTGCATCATTTAAGAAATAAAGCAGTTCCCAATATAATGTTGAGTCATAAGGTACCTTAAGCCCCTAAAAGTAACGACGATACAATTCTCTTCGACGTTACGTTCTCCACGTAACTGGGCGTATATCTGAGTAGTGGATGCCTTCTCATGCCCTAGCATCCCCTGAATAAAATCCAATGGTGCACCGTTATCAAGCAAGTGGCAGGCATATGTATGGCGAAACCGATGGGGGTACACGTTAGCAGCGACCTCTCCGCGACGTGCAAGCTTTTTTAAAGAATATCGTATTGTGGATATGGTCATTCGTCGAACAGGAAGAGAACCAGTCGCAAAGAGAGCTTTGCATGAATCCTGTCGGTTCTCAAGGTATCTCTTTAACCAAACCTTGCACTCTGTCGTAAAATAAACTTCTCATTGTTTAGAACCTTTCCCATTCACAATTACGGAGCAGTTTTCCCAGTTGATATCTTCCACATTTAATCGGTGGACTTCACCAACACGGCAACCCGTACAGTAGAGGAATTCTAATAGTGCATGCTCACGTGGAGTTTCACAGGTAATTTTAAGAAGAATAACATCTTCCTCTATCAAAAACTTCGGGATCCGTTTATCCACGTTTGGTTCTCTCAGTTTCAAAGTTGGATTTTTAGCAATGAGCCCTTCCTCAAATGCAAATCGGAAAATGGACCTTACGAACCGAATACGATGCCCCAAACTGCTTGGTTTCAATCTCTCCGACTGTCTCGCCAGATAATCTTTGAGCAAAGTTAGAGAAACTTCTTCGATTTCAAGGTTTCCAATTTCTCGTATCAGCACTTTAAGCTGCCCCCCAATTTATTTATTATCCTTAGCTTCGCATCATTTAGGAGGGTTTAATCTATTTTGTTTAATTTTGTTGCCAAGTTAGCTTGGCCGTTAGTGGAAAAGGCAATTCAAAATGATTGCTTAATGCATAGCCAACAAAGAAACCTACCGCCATCAAAATACGGGAATTACGTGGATAATTATTATTTACATGTCTCATTTGCATAGATAATTGCATATAAATAAGCACAAATGGATAGACTGGTATCTAATCTTGGAGGTGCAAAATGGATCGGAAAGATAGCTGGACTGTAGAAGACGACTTATTGCTTGCTGAAACAGTGATTGATCACATTAAAACTGGGAGTACGCAACTAGCTGCATTTGAAGAGGTTGGAGCGCGTTTAGACCGTACAGCAGCGGCTTGTGGATTTCGTTGGAACTCTACAGTTAGAAAACAATATGAGGATACCGTTAAAGAAGCGAAGATTCAACGGTCTGCTCAGAAGAAGGTCAAAATAGCTAGTGTTATTCCGATGAGGAAGGACGACGCAGTAGGAACGGGCGAGAATGTTATCAAGAAGCATATACAAGAAGTAATTCATTACATCGAGAAACTGGAACATACAATCAAACTTCAACAAGAAGAGATTGAGGATTTAAATAACAAACTGGCAGAAGAAAAATCCGGGAAAATTGCAAGTGAAGATCTGGATAGTCTCATGCATATAATCCTTCGCGCAAAAGAAATGGGCACGTTGAATAAGGCTAACTGAATTTCGAGCCATGCTTATGCATGGCTCTTTTTTACTTTCAATTTTCTGTAATAGGCCACGAGTTCTCGTTTCCGGCTAGCTGAGTTTCCGCGCGGAACGCAGTAAAAGCGATGGATCGGTTCCATCGCTGTACTCTCGTACCCGTTAGCGGAATGAACCGTTCTCAAGGCAAGTTTCATAAAAAGTCCATCCCTCATAGGATGGACTTTACTCAAATCATATTTCTGCCTGCTTGTGAAACTGTTCCTTTGTGAGAACATGCAATAACTCACCGTTACACTCCTCGTAATCACCTGTCAAACCCATTAGTTCGCGTCCAAACACAAAACCCAGTTTCTTAATTACTCCTATTGACGCAGTATTCTGTGAATTGGCCTTAGCGAACAATCGGTCTAATCCAATAACATTGAAGGCATAGGCTGTCAACGCGGCGGCTGCTTCAGTTGCATAACCATTACCCCAATAGTCACGGCCAATTAAATAATACAGTTCTTTATCAGGTGCACTTAAATCAAGTACGCCCACACCACACCAGCCGATGAAATTGCCTGTTGCTTTGCTTCGAATCGCAAATGAGTATTTAAATGGCATGTTAAAGGGTGTATTGTAACTGTCGATTAGCCACTTGAATAGTCCTTTATATTCTTCGAACGATAAAACTCCCATATGCATATAAGTGAACAATTCTGGGTTTTGCATCAGCTCAAACGATTCCACCAAATCACTTTCGTTGTAAGGACGAATGATTAGACGCTCTGTTTCCAATCGCATCCCAGATAATTCGGTTTTCATCTTGTTTCTCCTCTTGTCTATATATTTGTTTTTGATCATGTATCAGACCTAGAGTGCGAAATATGGCATACCCACCACTCACTTTCCACGCATTTTATCTATTAACATAATCTGTTTCCCAGGAAAGATACAATGGATAATTTGATTTTAATCGAAGTTACCATCTGGATAATACCTTACTCTACTGCCCGTAAGCGGAACAAGCGGCTGATGATGTCGGCCGCTTGTTGTGATTGTGTTATCGTACCCGTTAGCTGAATGGTTTATTGTTTAGAATACGTAAGGTCTCAATGGTTTTAATAACAACCTTTGTCTTTTCCTCTTTGGAATTTTTATTGACTTCTAACATGTCTAATATATCCTTGCTCTTCCTAAGTAACAACACATCAGAGTACATATCGATGCTTTTCTCTTCAATTGAGCTAAGTGGTCTGACTGATTGATAACCGTTTAAGACTGCTTTATATACGATATTATCAAAACAAAGCCTTATCACCGCTAAATCATGTATCCTCCATCCATACGCGCAATGATCGAAATCGAAAATTTTAAAACCATGTACTGGACTATAGTGAACGTTAGACGGGTTTAAGTCTCCATGAATTAAGCCAAATGCCTCATTAGTTGTAGGAAGTTGATTAATCTGCTCATACATGATGTTTGCACGAGTTTTAAAAAAGGATATATCGGATAAATTTAGGGTTCCGATATACTTTTCCAAAGTTTCTAATGGCTCATTTATCAAATATCCTTGATCAATTTTAATTCGAGAATGTTCGCTTTTAAACTCATCGGCTTTCTTATGAAGAGAAGCGACTAATTTCCCGAAGAACATTGCATCGCTGGGATTAATATTTCCTATATGACTACCTTCAGCATGATCAAATAAGGCTATATATCGAAGCTCATTTTTACAATGTACAGTGTTTAGGGTTTCATTTTTAATACTTCGAATTGGAAAAGCTACAGATACCCCATTACTGTGTAGATACTCCAGGAAATCCAGTTCAAAACGAATATCTGTAATATTTCTTATGTATCTTTTTTTATTTTTATAAATCCTTAAAATAAATTTACTTCCATTCGCATCAATGGAGTAATGATCATTAAAACTTCCTCTTAGGAATTTACACTTTATTGGACTTGAAAGACTGTATATCTTATCTAAGGCATCAAGTAGTAGATCTTCTCCCAGCATCTCGCCGCTAATGATCATATCACTCCTATTTTCATTTTCACTAAATTTTAACACAATATGGAATTAAACTCTTCTTCCCCTTAGCGTAAAGAAGCTGCCGATCTTTTCCCGCGGCAGCTTCTTGATGGGTTTATTAAGCTCTTGTACACCCGTTAGCGGAATGAACTCACGTCTTTCCAGCGTGACCTTGGTTCATCCGCCTTTGGGCTTTTACACATTTTACCGTACATTACTGTCCACGAGTCAAAGGTATGGACGGCCCTTTTCTCACTCATCTAGGAACCTTAGTCTTTGCCTGCGGCTTTCTTGCGGTATTCTTCCCCCGTGTCGACGACCCTCGTCATCCGTTCCAACCGGTAATACTCGACCTCGCCGGACTGCTCGCACAAGGCTATTAGATAGACCCCATTCGCTTGGGAATACGTGCGAAAGGGATGCACCACCACCTCATACTCCTCTTCCTCGTCCGTATATGCAATACGAAGCTTATGGCTCTGCCGGATGGCTTCGTCCACCTCATGCTTCCGGTCGGCAAGTGCGGAATCCGCACGAAATATCGGCAAGTCGCTGTTCTCCGGTTGATACGGTACGAATCGTTTCAGTGTCTGGACGACGCGGTCGAGACCTTCGACGTATCCTATGGATTTCGCGGCTTCCTCGTATTTGTAGATGAGGAAGCTCAAGATCCGAAGATCGGTCTCAGACAGAAACACGGAAGGCAAAATGTAAGCTTGATTCGAGTATTCATACCCTCGCTCTTTGGCATTGTAACTCATCGGAGCGAGTAGGGAGTTCTGCATATACTCGATGTCCCGACCGGCCTGTCGGACCGAGATCTCGAACCGTTCAGACAGCGACCGGGCATTCGGATAGCGGCGGCTGCGAATTTGTTCGTCAAACCACAGAATCCGATGCATGTTGCTCATGGGGAATCACCACCATCCCGGGGACTTAAAATCAAAAGGCGTGATCTTGGGAGTACGGCGAACCGCCTCTTGAAGGACATGTTCCGCATCCTCGGCATGAACAAGCCTGTCGAAGGTCTCGTTGTGATGGAAGGCGGGAATGAAGTTTGGGTACTGGTACGCGCCATCTTGGCCGTATTGCAGTTCCTTGTAGAAAACGGCATACATAGGGTCCGCCTTGTGGCCGCTCTGATCCGCCGTCTTCCGGTTTGCCGCCAGGTTTAGAACGGTCCACAGCTTGTCGACGCCTTCCCCCGGAAGAGCAAGTTTGCGGAGAAAAGCCCAGGCAAGTTCGCGATTGCTGCAAGTCGTAGAGATACCATACCCATACACTTGAAAAATGTTCGATTTAGGATGCTTTTTGCCGCCCGGGAAACCCACGACTCCGAACTTTTCCTTCTGTTCTTTAGACATGGGTTTGATCGCCCAGTTCGCATCCAGATACATGGACATTTTCTCATGAATAAAGCAAGCCATCCAAGAATCCTGCCCAACCCCCATTCTCGGCGACACGTCCTCGTCGAACAAGGACAAGTATTGCCGGAACCCTTCTATGGTCGACGGATGGTTCAGATAACCTTCCAGTTCGACGCCGTCTTCCGATATGAAAGATCCACCGCAATTCCAGACAACCGGTTCGACGTAGAGCATATATCCGAAGCTCGTAAAGGCACCGTGTCGGATCACGTTCCCGCTCTCATCCCGCATCGTCAATTTCCTTGCCGTATCTTTGAAGTCCTCCCACGTCCATCCGTCTTGCGGATACGGTAACCCCGCTTCCTCAAAATGCTGCTTGTTGTAGAAGACCCCGAGCGTCTCAGTCATGACCGGCAACGCCCCGATCCGTCCGTTCGATTCTACGGACTGTGCGATGCGCGGAAAATAGTTGCCCATGTCGACCTTGTCTCGCAGGATAAATTCCCGCAGATCGGACAAGATCCCGGCATCCAGGCATTGCCCCATGTTGGTGCCTTCCCACTCCACAATGTCCGGGCCTTCACCGCTCGTGAGCCTACGGATCAACTCTGCCTTGTTCGGCACGAGTTCCAGTACTACGGATACGTCCGGGTTCTCCTTGCGGAATTGCTTGACCGCTTCCTGAATGACCGCCATCCGTTGATCGTCATGCGTCGCGATGGTAAGCTTCATTCCTTTCGCCTCCTTAAGATGTCTTGCCATTCCAGTATAGGAAGGATCCCCTGACATATCGTGTCCGACCAAGAAAATAAGTGAGTGAAAATTCCTAAGCAGCAACATCTATCTCCATAAGATGAACAAATTCCGTTGTTCAGCTTATTCCAATTCGTTAAGATTTCCTTCAAGAAGTGTTTACTACGCAATGCTGCCCGTTAGCTTAACGAGGCTGCCGTACTTATTCGCGGCAGCCTCGTTAATTTCCTTTATTTTACTATCGTCTCTCGTTAGCAAAATCAATTACCGGAGTTGATTACCATGAAAAATCTTGAGAATGAAATCACGATCAGGAACCTCTAATTTGGAATAAGATTTTAGGAACTCTGTATTGTCATACTTAACCTCCTTCAACTCAATCCTTGATTGCCCTTCAGCAATATGTACAAGTGCAAACCGAGCGGCAGGTTTATCGTAACAACCAAGTGAACCTGGGTTCAGAAACGTATGATCATGATTCGCAAAGTAATGGCTGGGATGATGATGGCCGAAACAAATTAGGTTTTCTTGACGGTCAGAAAATAGCTCAACGAGATTGGGTAAGCTGGGTTCAACAACAGAACTAAAGGGGTCTTTACTAATGTGCTCTTTAGATTTTTCTTGATTTATATGGTAATGAATCATCAATACGTCTAAGGCTTCCTGCCTAAATTTTATAGCCCTGGGCAGAGTGTTCAGCTTTTGAATAAGTGATTCCTCCAGTCTACTTGCTATCCATTCATGATGGCTTCTTACATGCAAATGGCTAATTGGGTATTCGTCTCCGTTAAGAAGTGCTAAAACTGCCTCATCATGGTTACCTGTTATCATAGAAATATCATTCCTGGCGAACAGCATGTGTAACACTTCATTACTATCAGGACCGATACCGATCATGTCACCAAGACAAAATATACGGTCAACCCCTGATTCATCAATTGCTTGAAGAGCAGCTCTCAATGCTGGGTAATTACCGTGTATATCGGTTATAACAGCAAACATCTTTTTAGGTCTCCTTTTCAGCCTTTATATATGTAGCTATCCAGCCTCATACTTAATGATTGGCCTAGAGGCAATAAAAGCGATGGGATCCACAGCTGCTCTCTCGTACCCGTTTAGCTCAATGATTCATGTTAGCAATCAAATACTGAAATCCCACTTCATTTATTCGATAACGGCCCGGCTTCCCCGGCCAGCAGCTTCAAATTCTTCTCGATCTCACCGTCAATCGCCGATCCCCAACCATCAGGAATTTGCGGTTTATTAATGAGGTGGAGCATAGTGGATATGTCGGCAAGCTTGGACAGCGCGTACCACTCCTCAGGCAAAGGCTCTCTCGCCTTACGGTTGTAGCCTTCCTGGAAGGCGGCAATGGTATCTGCGCCGATATAGCGCTCGACTTGCGTCCTTGTCCTGAAGAATTTGCCTATGTCATAAAAGACAGGCGCCGCGAAACAGTACTCGTAGTCGATGAAACAAGGCTCCAATGAAGGCGTGACCATAATATTGGAGAAAATGAAATCGCCATGCGAGAACACATGCTTGTCTGCAATCCTCTCTACCAATGCGGCGTGATTCACCAGGAATTGCATGCACTTCTCTTTAGTTGAAGGTTGAATATGGGTTCCTGCAAGGCCGTTTAGTAAGGTGTAATATTGGCTCGCGAAGGATTCAAGCTGTTCCGCGATCTGCAAATGCTCGTCTAACAGCGCCATATGAGAATATTCGGTTTGATGCAGCAAGGCAAGCGAGCTGCTGATTCGATGCACGACATCGTCGGGACATCCCTCGTTCTCGGTAATAAAGTCCCCTAGCGTCGAGCCTTCAATAAACACCATGATTAGGTAAGAAAAAGGGGTAATCTGCTTGCTATCATCGAAATAGAAAATCTCTGGGGCGCGAATCTTTGCTTTTGCATACTGATAGGCTGCCGCCTCAATCCCGCTGTGGTCGTTGTTAGCGGGATAAATCCTTAACACATACTTGCTACCGCTGTCTGTCCGTAAGGCATAATTGCTGGTGCTCATGCCTTTCGTCAAGGGCGAGACTTGGGTAATGCTTGCCTTGGAGTCGAAAGCAGCGAACAGCCTCCTGACCATGTCTTCGTTAACCGTTTGAAAATCAAACAGTCTAGCCGAGTCTTTCACCGTAGGCCCTTCCTAGTCGAATTCTAGGGTCAAATTCATTAACAAATTCTCTGATGCTAAAAAATCACCCACATATTCCTTGGACAACTTCTTTTTATTAATAACTACCAACCCCCGATGCAAATATTACTATACTGAATTTAATGGTAACTGCTCCCTGGGACTTTAGTTTAATGATCCTTCATTAAATATTAATTCATCATCGTCTGACTATAATAGTCATGAAGTGAGGGTGGCCACACGCTTTTAAACTACTAAATCTCATTCCTCTGACTTTTCCATTGCTTATCCAGACACCAGACTTACAAAAGATTGCTGCTAATTGACTAGCAAGTTGAGCTTCTGCAACAGTCAATTCTAGTGATTCCAATATGAATTTTCCTATTCCTTCAACTTCTGTACCATTACCAAGTTTGCTTACGTTATTAGCAAGAGGTGTATCTGGATGACTCTTTACAAAATTATGTATTGCAGAAATCAATTCAGCCGAAAATGAATATTCGTGAAAGTCCCTTTTGACACTTACATTGTTACTTGAGTCTATGTACCATTCAAATCTCTTTTGCTTGGCTCCCAGAGTATGATTTATAGCGCTTTTCATATTTATCTCCTCTATGGACATTAAAAAATAGAAAAAGTCCAGCAGCAGGTAAATGTTACAATGGGAACTCCTTACGGGACAATATCTTGTTACTTACAAAGTCTGAACTTCAAATAGCTCTCTACTACTCTTACCATAAGGAACACAGAGATCATCTAATTTTCCTTTTAAGCATAAATTCCTGGCAAAATGCTTTCGCCACCGATTACCAGTATCCTCAACATCAACTATAATATGATTCGCTCCAACTTCGATAAGTGCTAATGAAATGAAATCCTGTTTTAGTCCTTTCCAGTTCGAAGGATCATCAATATAGTGTTCTAGAAAAATTAGTTGTTCTTGGCTAAAGTAAGCACTCTTCTTTTTCAAAGAAAATTTTAGTCTCACTCACCTTCACCTCTTATCACGCAGTTCAATTACCTTTTTCAATCTCTCTTTATAGCGCTCTAGTTTTGGACGCTTGTCTGAGCGCAAATCACTAATCTTCTCGAAAACCTTAATAGCTTTTCTAAGCACCCTTATTTCATCATTGATCCTTTTTTGCTTTCTATAGATATCACACAAACTGTCATAAGGGTGACTTCCGTCAAAACCCTTTTCTACATTTTTTTCATACAACTCAATAGCAAGTTCAATTTTGCCTTCCTTTTCATACTCAGATCCCTTAAGATTTCTCTCAACCTTCATTTTTTCTGAGTCCCTAGTCCGTGCCGGTTCAACAACTACTTCTTTTATTTTCTCGACTTGTTTAGGCGAACTCAAAAGCCGCTTCAAAAAAGTGATCATTGTTATCTCCTCAATGAATCTACCGACTTTACAAAACTTGGAACAAGACTATAGTACCACATCAAAAAATAACCAACAATAATAAGGTTGCTTTGCTCAGATTAATTGTATTTCAAGGATATCCTGCAATTTAATCCAAACGAAATCACTATTATGTATGAGTTTGATTTGCTTATTTAATGTGTCTATTTTATCAATGCAGCCGATATGTATATGATCCTCATAATCATCGAAAACCGAAACCTTTACTTCATTGTCTGTGAAAATTGCTTCGGATATCACTCTTACTAGTTCCATAATTCTCTGCTCGTCCAGGATAGGTTTCTCTTTGATGTTCAAGTCTCGCCTATATGTAATAATGCGATCTCGATGTTCCGGCAGCATCATGCGTGACGCTTCCCAAATCCCATTCCCTACGAGTTTCTTTCCCATATTTAATCGCACCACCTATAAGAACATTTGTTCTTATTATATTCTGGATGGCTTAAGTTATGCAAGAAACAAAAAGACCCATCCTAAGGACAAGTCAACTTAATTTCTATGCGGCTTTATTCTTATCATCTGGGATAATCACTGGCTTTATTTGTTTCATCTTAATTTGATTATCACGATACCCATTCCAATAATATATTCGGGGATAACGGAAGATGAGTATATACTCGTTCAACAAACTTACTCCAACAAATCCAATAAGTTTCCAATCAACCTGAGTTAATATCTTCAATTTTCATCCCCTCCATATTATATTTTATTCAAGGATAAGTTCGTCCAATTCAATATGCAGCAAACAAAAAGACCCATCGTTAAGATGAGTCCCTTTATTTGTAGCATATTTTTTAATGTCAATGTATCCTATTAGTAACACATGCGAGTTACCGTTCTTCGCCGCAAGACGCAAACCTTCGCGGATATGCGCTCCCCCAACACCTTGTTTCTGATGGCTGGGTTTAACTGCAAACGCATAACACACGATGTAACCTGCAGGTCCATCGATCCACGTTCCACCAAAGCTTGAGATGCTCGTGGCGGACCGAGAGGACTTGCCCCCCGACGAGTGAATGCTCTGTTATCGGAAGTATCATTCTTCCCCGTATCCACCTTTAAGTTCTTACTCTAACTTCAAGTCATTATCAATTAGTCCTCTTTCCTTCAGGCTTTTAACGATTTCATTTATATCAATACTTCCATTAACATTTTTTTGAAAAAGGTTCAAGTCCACCTTCCCATTGTGATCTAAATAACCCTTTGCAACTAGCGCATCAGAAATGTAATTACGTGCAGCAACATACACGTCATATGCATCATAAGCTTCATTCCCAGTAACATAAGTCCTACCTTGATGGACAATCTGATTTCGCAAGTTATAAAGTATTTCATACCAATTTTTTATAGGCCCTAGAGTGTTAAATCTCAAATCTACTCCTAGTTGCTTAGCAAGATGCTGTTCAATAACATTACGGAAAGCGTATGAACTTACCTTTTCAATTTCTTCAGTACTTACACCTTGCTTTGTCAGTATTAACCTATGGGTATTTCGTATAAAAATTTCAAAAGAAGTTTGAAGATCAATAATAGCATCAAGATGTTGTTCTCTATAAAGATGCGACTTTGCAGAATCAAAGAACTTGTCCACTAAGAATTGCTCCGGGTAAAGTTCCCAAGTATGAAGAGTATTCCCTAACCTCTTCATACCTTCTGTGCTCAATAGTATCTCTTTTCTTAATACTTCCTGTGGTTTTGTTAAGTACAGACAACTTTCTCCGTTCAAATCTATAATTAAATATTGGGGTAAATCCGCTATGGTAATATTGTATAGATAATCTAGACCAAAACAGGTTCTAAGTGCGTCAATAAATTTATTAATATATTCTATACATTTAAGAACTAAAACTCTGTAGCTATCCTCTTTAGTTACCTCGTC contains:
- a CDS encoding YolD-like family protein, with amino-acid sequence MGKKLVGNGIWEASRMMLPEHRDRIITYRRDLNIKEKPILDEQRIMELVRVISEAIFTDNEVKVSVFDDYEDHIHIGCIDKIDTLNKQIKLIHNSDFVWIKLQDILEIQLI
- a CDS encoding HEPN domain-containing protein yields the protein MKQYSLDILLPFKLPIEDDIKFVSGYFFGEFITTFHTYGKEIKYSGDDTPVIEESTCMSIVFVPKDDFFKDEVTKEDSYRVLVLKCIEYINKFIDALRTCFGLDYLYNITIADLPQYLIIDLNGESCLYLTKPQEVLRKEILLSTEGMKRLGNTLHTWELYPEQFLVDKFFDSAKSHLYREQHLDAIIDLQTSFEIFIRNTHRLILTKQGVSTEEIEKVSSYAFRNVIEQHLAKQLGVDLRFNTLGPIKNWYEILYNLRNQIVHQGRTYVTGNEAYDAYDVYVAARNYISDALVAKGYLDHNGKVDLNLFQKNVNGSIDINEIVKSLKERGLIDNDLKLE